The Hypomesus transpacificus isolate Combined female chromosome 3, fHypTra1, whole genome shotgun sequence genome has a window encoding:
- the LOC124484862 gene encoding trichohyalin-like — protein sequence MEDAKEKEALKREVERLEQIERLKETKRQQEQERREREMKRQKELERERVVARQKEDLRKEIERFEENARKRERESQKDKIRLEKEEERHKQMDKTSEETRETEALQRYVERQRETERDYRQERQEEEERQKEMEATKHKEEHQRDIERFDGLAKHREIEMKEEQLTGERKEKGQKEMESAEEARQEEDLQRKVKRLKENEREQEQERQEEEGRQKELEREKEEERHKANMQRELDKKGENQEEQQTEAEDHRLAMKTEQQQVVTEEKRGEVGEMDQMEQDSEQERKRLETESQEEGRKREMEIKMEERRQREEHRKAMELRWRQKGDRRWKEKELKRQKELEKKSEEEVKQHEEKGDKEKEWMEAEMERLKERDKTQLARLYDMREKAADNFWLQTTLDKQIELVKDRERIMREDAKMKESEKRWEEEERQRQECGQESDEARRQWQEKHRLAVMRRKEKENRRAIEERSQYRREEEQRIKEMELEMKRQEKLKEEKIADTKEDCTVVKKDDAEMKRKSREKVKNAWGPEKEVTEKEVSEKEVTEKEVTEKEGSEKEVTETEESDKEESETDESDKAQSETNKEKKRGFWKQFWQKVKPKKKATKEEKKRARLAEIEAYVEKLNKEADRNIKAFEDT from the exons atggaggatgcaaaagaaaaagaagcactgaaaaGGGAAGTTGAAAGACTTgaacagatagagagactgaaagagactaAAAGACAGCAAGAacaggagagacgagagagggagatgaagagacaaaaagaattagaaagagagagggtggtcgcaagacaaaaagaggatctTCGGAAGGAAATTGAAAGATTCGAAGAGAAtgcaaggaaaagagagagggaaagtcaaAAAGATAAAATTAGActtgaaaaggaggaagagagacataaACAGATGGACAAAACGAGCGAGGAGACAAGAGAAACAGAAGCACTGCAGAGGTAcgttgaaagacagagagagacagaaagagattacagacaggagagacaagaggaagaagaaagacagaaagagatggaggcaacaaaacacaaagaAGAGCATCAGAGGGACATTGAGAGATTTGACGGGCTTGCAAAACATCGAGAGATTGAGATGAAGGAAGAACAACtgacaggggagaggaaagagaagggacaaaaagaaatggaGAGCGCAGAGGAGGCCAGACAAGAAGAGGACCTGCAAAGGAAAGttaagagactgaaagagaatgagagagagcaagaacaggagagacaggaggaggaagggagacagaaagaactagagagagagaaggaggaggagagacacaaagCAAACATGCAGAGGGAACTTGACAAAAAGGGAGAAAATCAAGAAGAGCAGCAGACTGAAGCAGAGGACCACAGACTTGCCATGAAGACAGAGCAACAACAAGTGGTCACTGAGGAAAAAAGGGGTGAGGTTGGAGAAATGGATCAAATGGAGCAAGACAGTGAGCAGGAAAGGAAAAGGCTCGAGACGGAAAGccaagaggagggaagaaaaagagagatggaaataaaaatggaggagaggaggcaaagAGAAGAGCATAGAAAAGCCATGGAGCTGAGATGGAGACAaaaaggagacaggagatggaaagagaaagaattgaagagacagaaagagcttGAGAAAAAGTCAGAGGAAGAGGTCAAACAacatgaggagaaaggagacaaggagaaagagtgGATGGAGGCGGAAATGGAGAGACTAAAAGAGAGGGACAAAACCCAGTTGGCCAGGTTATATGACATGAGAGAAAAAGCTGCAGATAACTTTTGGCTCCAAACAACATTGGACAAGCAAATAGAGTTGGTTAAAGATAGGGAGAGAATTATGAGAGAGGATGCAAAAATGAAAGAATCagagaagagatgggaggaggaggaaagacaaCGGCAGGAATGCGGACAAGAGTCCGATGAGGCAAGACGACAGTGGCAGGAGAAGCATAGACTAGCAGtcatgaggagaaaggagaaagagaatagGAGAGCCATCGAGGAAAGGAGTCAgtacaggagagaagaggagcaaaGAATAAAAGAGATGGAACTAGAAATGAAAAGGCAAGAGAAACTCAAGGAGGAGAAAATAGCAGATACCAAGGAGGATTGCACAGTCGTAAAGAAGGACGATGCAGAAATGAAACgcaaaagcagagagaaggttaAGAATGCGTGGGGGCCAGAGAAGGAAGTGACAGAGAAGGAAGTGTCAGAGAAGGAAGTGACAGAAAAGGAAGTGACAGAGAAGGAAGGGTCAGAGAAGGAAGTGACAGAGACTGAAGAGTCAGATAAGGAAGAGTCAGAGACGGATGAGTCAGATAAGGCACAGTCAGAGACAA ACAAGGAGAAGAAACGTGGTTTCTGGAAACAGTTCTGGCAGAAAGTAAAACCAAAAAAGAAGGCAAcaaaagaggagaaaaaaagagccagACTGGCTGAGATTGAAGCATATGTGGAGAAACTTAACAAAGAGGCCGACCGTAACATAAAGGCCTTTGAGGATACGTAG
- the LOC124484708 gene encoding nuclear GTPase SLIP-GC-like isoform X1 gives MRLVLLGKNELDNGRVGNLILGRDAFQTEALEVCEEHVSERVRGQVEGKAITVINTPDLFHPQRTQHELSVAVKECVALSAPGPHVFLLVLQPDSFSEEDRQKVKAILNLFSDEAMNFTIVLTTVRSARHVSTTYTGEKEDPLGLIIQECKMRHHIFDKIYRFDESQVLKLFEKMDKMMEENGRRHLTCKEIGVIPGGSLLPESKQKAKRGRESDSHKDKEWKKKRTGEIKDIAAIQQAQEVMAQVQHRFEKKIQTHANTNTEFMNFIRHIMADLLKKTIQKTTIGVFGKTGDGKSSLINAILDEEELLPTGTLDACTSVIIQVEAGAESDQYTATIEFISEQAWENELKSLLGFLAEPWQRDESICKMAEDKIEALYGKNATAKSFDELMKDDRSTVIAALLSLTTKTISNVQASDLSEEIRPYTQHHESDLGRLYWPVVKTVRIKVPDHKELLQNIVLVDLPGNGDCNQTRDEMWKSMLRECTDVWVVSDINRAASDKAAWEILKSSITDMVQGGACTGISFICTKTDHMDPQSYMRSLRLNNEDLQITADNESEKKLKCIQHRNNMAKNRVKNRVKQAFEKQGQLQKYYMPSISVFTVSSLEFCSKEPYLTQEDTEIQLLRDVLRRFNHSHTNRVATQYFTRATGILSLIQTSKDNNEEMNKDKAKLHSELKKKLDDELKCLWVKHLEPCYNELEKYLSDGVNKSETKCAEITKKNVDVPAGKDGRGHHQTLSALCRNEGYLRSRYGETRDMNKSLAEIMYESINGKFNAFFPNEGETSLSVREKVEQFSVCSIRFTEGYSNPAAMTHILRFLKAEEAKLKDLIYIDIAQQKKKIYASIIDTIKEEMLPGYNKAVKCFGPGSMTEKQRVLIQHTESLKHTMFNKAKNRTLDLFKDLTELIKTKLRKYILEAMAHALTESNFPFSLDVSADIRELEMLSALTDE, from the exons A TGAGGCTTGTGTTGCTGGGGAAGAATGAACTGGACAATGGCCGAGTGGGAAACCTCATCCTTGGAAGAGATGCATTTCAGACTGAAGCCCTTGAGGTTTGTGAAGAACATGTAAGTGAGAGAGTCagaggacaggtggagggaAAAGCCATCACAGTCATTAACACTCCTGACCTATTTCATCCCCAACGCACACAACATGAGCTCTCGGTGGCAGTGAAAGAGTGTGTGGCCCTGTCTGCTCCAGGGCCTCATGTATTTCTACTGGTGCTGCAGCCTGACAGCTTctcagaggaggacagacaAAAAGTGAAAGCCATACTGAACTTGTTCAGCGATGAGGCCATGAACTTTACCATTGTACTAACTACTGTTAGAAGTGCGCGACATGTCTCTACAACTTACACTGGTGAAAAAGAAGACCCTTTAGGCCTGATCATACAGGAGTGTAAGATGAGGCATCACATATTTGATAAGATTTACAGATTTGACGAGAGTCAAGTTCTTAAACTCTTTGAGAAGATGGACAAGATGATGGAAGAGAATGGGAGAAGACATCTCACCTGTAAGGAAATTGGGGTGATACCAGGGGGCTCATTACTTCCAGAGAGCAAACAGAAagcaaaaagaggaagagagagtgattcTCACAAAGACAAAGaatggaagaagaagagaacagGAG AGATTAAAGATATTGCAGCCATACAGCAAGCACAAGAAGTCATGGCACAGGTTCAACACAGATTTGAAAAGAAAATCCAAACCCATGCCAATACCAACACAGAATTTATGAACTTCATCAG GCACATTATGGCAGATCTGCTAAAGAAGACGATACAGAAAACCACTATTGGTGTGTTTGGAAAGACAGGAGATGGTAAAAGCTCCCTGATAAATGCCATCCTAGATGAGGAGGAGCTGTTACCAACAGGGACACTCGATGCCTGTACATCAGTCATCATAcaagtggaggctggggctgagagtGACCAGTACACAGCAACTATTGAATTCATCTCAGAACAG GCCTGGGAAAATGAGCTGAAGAGCCTGCTAGGTTTTCTAGCAGAACCTTGGCAAAGGGATGAAAGCATTTGCAAAATGGCAGAAGACAAGATTGAAGCACTGTATGGAAAGAATGCAACTGCAAAAAGCTTTGATGAACTGATGAAGGATGATCGTTCAACAGTTATTGCAGCCCTGCTCAGCTTAACCACTAAAACCATCTCAAATGTTCAG GCCTCAGATCTCTCTGAAGAAATCAGGCCTTATACTCAACATCACGAGTCTGATCTTGGGCGACTCTACTGGCCAGTAGTGAAGACTGTGAGAATCAAAGTTCCAGATCACAAAGAGCTTCTCCAGAACATTGTGCTAGTTGATCTCCCTGGAAATGGAGACTGCAATCAGACCAGAGACGAGATGTGGAAATCA ATGTTAAGGGAGTGCACAGATGTTTGGGTTGTGAGTGATATCAATCGAGCCGCATCGGACAAGGCAGCCTGGGAGATCCTGAAGAGCAGCATAACAGATATGGTACAGGGAGGGGCATGCACTGGCATCTCTTTCATTTGCACCAAAACTGATCATATGGATCCCCAGTCTTACATGAGATCATTAAG ACTGAACAATGAAGATCTACAAATCACAGCGGACAAT GAGTCAGAGAAAAAGCTTAAATGCATACAGCACAGGAATAACATGGCCAAGAATCGAGTGAAGAATCGAGTGAAACAAGCCTTTGAAAAACAGGGTCAACTCCAG AAATATTACATGCCAAGCATTTCAGTGTTTACTGTAAGTTCACTGGAGTTCTGCTCAAAGGAGCCATATCTGACACAGGAGGACACAG AGATACAACTGCTGAGAGATGTGCTGAGAAGGTTTAACCACAGTCACACAAACAGAGTGGCCACACAGTATTTTACAAGAGCCACAGGGATCCTGTCCCTCATACAGACATCCAAAGATAACAACGAGGAGATG AATAAGGACAAAGCTAAGCTGCACAGTGAGTTGAAGAAGAAGCTGGACGATGAACTGAAATGTCTATGGGTTAAACACTTAGAGCCATGTTACAATGAACTGGAAAAGTACCTCTCAGATGGAGTTAACAAGTCAGAGACGAAATGTGCTGAAATAACCAAGAAAAATGTGGATGTACCT GCAGGCAAAGATGGACGTGGACACCATCAGACTCTATCAGCCTTGTGCAGAAATGAAGGTTACCTCAGGTCAAGATATGGAGAAACAAGAGACATGAACAAGTCTTTGGCTGAAATTATGTATGAAAGCATCAATGGAAAGTTTAATGCCTTCTTCCC AAACGAAGGGGAAACTAGCCTGTCAGTGCGGGAGAAGGTCGAACAATTCAGTGTCTGCTCGATCCGTTTCACTGAGGGCTACAGCAACCCTGCCGCAATGACTCACATTCTGAGGTTCTTAAAAGCTGAG GAAGCCAAGCTGAAGGATTTGATATATATAGATATTGCGCaacaaaagaagaaaatatATGCATCAATCATAGATACCATTAAAGAAGAAATGCTTCCTGGCTACAACA AGGCTGTAAAATGTTTTGGACCGGGATCCAtgacagagaagcagagagtaCTGATACAACATACTGAGTCACTGAAGCACACCATGTTCAACAAAGCAAAGAACAGGACGCTGGATTTGTTCAAAGATCTGACG GAACTTATCAAGACCAAGTTGAGAAAGTACATACTGGAAGCTATGGCTCATGCACTGACTGAATCCAACTTCCCTTTTAGCTTGG ATGTCAGCGCTGATATTAGAGAGCTGGAGATGTTGTCTGCCCTAACTGATGAATAA
- the LOC124484708 gene encoding nuclear GTPase SLIP-GC-like isoform X2, protein MNFTIVLTTVRSARHVSTTYTGEKEDPLGLIIQECKMRHHIFDKIYRFDESQVLKLFEKMDKMMEENGRRHLTCKEIGVIPGGSLLPESKQKAKRGRESDSHKDKEWKKKRTGEIKDIAAIQQAQEVMAQVQHRFEKKIQTHANTNTEFMNFIRHIMADLLKKTIQKTTIGVFGKTGDGKSSLINAILDEEELLPTGTLDACTSVIIQVEAGAESDQYTATIEFISEQAWENELKSLLGFLAEPWQRDESICKMAEDKIEALYGKNATAKSFDELMKDDRSTVIAALLSLTTKTISNVQASDLSEEIRPYTQHHESDLGRLYWPVVKTVRIKVPDHKELLQNIVLVDLPGNGDCNQTRDEMWKSMLRECTDVWVVSDINRAASDKAAWEILKSSITDMVQGGACTGISFICTKTDHMDPQSYMRSLRLNNEDLQITADNESEKKLKCIQHRNNMAKNRVKNRVKQAFEKQGQLQKYYMPSISVFTVSSLEFCSKEPYLTQEDTEIQLLRDVLRRFNHSHTNRVATQYFTRATGILSLIQTSKDNNEEMNKDKAKLHSELKKKLDDELKCLWVKHLEPCYNELEKYLSDGVNKSETKCAEITKKNVDVPAGKDGRGHHQTLSALCRNEGYLRSRYGETRDMNKSLAEIMYESINGKFNAFFPNEGETSLSVREKVEQFSVCSIRFTEGYSNPAAMTHILRFLKAEEAKLKDLIYIDIAQQKKKIYASIIDTIKEEMLPGYNKAVKCFGPGSMTEKQRVLIQHTESLKHTMFNKAKNRTLDLFKDLTELIKTKLRKYILEAMAHALTESNFPFSLDVSADIRELEMLSALTDE, encoded by the exons ATGAACTTTACCATTGTACTAACTACTGTTAGAAGTGCGCGACATGTCTCTACAACTTACACTGGTGAAAAAGAAGACCCTTTAGGCCTGATCATACAGGAGTGTAAGATGAGGCATCACATATTTGATAAGATTTACAGATTTGACGAGAGTCAAGTTCTTAAACTCTTTGAGAAGATGGACAAGATGATGGAAGAGAATGGGAGAAGACATCTCACCTGTAAGGAAATTGGGGTGATACCAGGGGGCTCATTACTTCCAGAGAGCAAACAGAAagcaaaaagaggaagagagagtgattcTCACAAAGACAAAGaatggaagaagaagagaacagGAG AGATTAAAGATATTGCAGCCATACAGCAAGCACAAGAAGTCATGGCACAGGTTCAACACAGATTTGAAAAGAAAATCCAAACCCATGCCAATACCAACACAGAATTTATGAACTTCATCAG GCACATTATGGCAGATCTGCTAAAGAAGACGATACAGAAAACCACTATTGGTGTGTTTGGAAAGACAGGAGATGGTAAAAGCTCCCTGATAAATGCCATCCTAGATGAGGAGGAGCTGTTACCAACAGGGACACTCGATGCCTGTACATCAGTCATCATAcaagtggaggctggggctgagagtGACCAGTACACAGCAACTATTGAATTCATCTCAGAACAG GCCTGGGAAAATGAGCTGAAGAGCCTGCTAGGTTTTCTAGCAGAACCTTGGCAAAGGGATGAAAGCATTTGCAAAATGGCAGAAGACAAGATTGAAGCACTGTATGGAAAGAATGCAACTGCAAAAAGCTTTGATGAACTGATGAAGGATGATCGTTCAACAGTTATTGCAGCCCTGCTCAGCTTAACCACTAAAACCATCTCAAATGTTCAG GCCTCAGATCTCTCTGAAGAAATCAGGCCTTATACTCAACATCACGAGTCTGATCTTGGGCGACTCTACTGGCCAGTAGTGAAGACTGTGAGAATCAAAGTTCCAGATCACAAAGAGCTTCTCCAGAACATTGTGCTAGTTGATCTCCCTGGAAATGGAGACTGCAATCAGACCAGAGACGAGATGTGGAAATCA ATGTTAAGGGAGTGCACAGATGTTTGGGTTGTGAGTGATATCAATCGAGCCGCATCGGACAAGGCAGCCTGGGAGATCCTGAAGAGCAGCATAACAGATATGGTACAGGGAGGGGCATGCACTGGCATCTCTTTCATTTGCACCAAAACTGATCATATGGATCCCCAGTCTTACATGAGATCATTAAG ACTGAACAATGAAGATCTACAAATCACAGCGGACAAT GAGTCAGAGAAAAAGCTTAAATGCATACAGCACAGGAATAACATGGCCAAGAATCGAGTGAAGAATCGAGTGAAACAAGCCTTTGAAAAACAGGGTCAACTCCAG AAATATTACATGCCAAGCATTTCAGTGTTTACTGTAAGTTCACTGGAGTTCTGCTCAAAGGAGCCATATCTGACACAGGAGGACACAG AGATACAACTGCTGAGAGATGTGCTGAGAAGGTTTAACCACAGTCACACAAACAGAGTGGCCACACAGTATTTTACAAGAGCCACAGGGATCCTGTCCCTCATACAGACATCCAAAGATAACAACGAGGAGATG AATAAGGACAAAGCTAAGCTGCACAGTGAGTTGAAGAAGAAGCTGGACGATGAACTGAAATGTCTATGGGTTAAACACTTAGAGCCATGTTACAATGAACTGGAAAAGTACCTCTCAGATGGAGTTAACAAGTCAGAGACGAAATGTGCTGAAATAACCAAGAAAAATGTGGATGTACCT GCAGGCAAAGATGGACGTGGACACCATCAGACTCTATCAGCCTTGTGCAGAAATGAAGGTTACCTCAGGTCAAGATATGGAGAAACAAGAGACATGAACAAGTCTTTGGCTGAAATTATGTATGAAAGCATCAATGGAAAGTTTAATGCCTTCTTCCC AAACGAAGGGGAAACTAGCCTGTCAGTGCGGGAGAAGGTCGAACAATTCAGTGTCTGCTCGATCCGTTTCACTGAGGGCTACAGCAACCCTGCCGCAATGACTCACATTCTGAGGTTCTTAAAAGCTGAG GAAGCCAAGCTGAAGGATTTGATATATATAGATATTGCGCaacaaaagaagaaaatatATGCATCAATCATAGATACCATTAAAGAAGAAATGCTTCCTGGCTACAACA AGGCTGTAAAATGTTTTGGACCGGGATCCAtgacagagaagcagagagtaCTGATACAACATACTGAGTCACTGAAGCACACCATGTTCAACAAAGCAAAGAACAGGACGCTGGATTTGTTCAAAGATCTGACG GAACTTATCAAGACCAAGTTGAGAAAGTACATACTGGAAGCTATGGCTCATGCACTGACTGAATCCAACTTCCCTTTTAGCTTGG ATGTCAGCGCTGATATTAGAGAGCTGGAGATGTTGTCTGCCCTAACTGATGAATAA
- the LOC124484747 gene encoding protein MNN4-like yields MREKAADNFWLQTTLDKQIELVKDRERIMREDAKMKESEKRWEEEERQRQECGQESDEARRQWQEKHRLAVMRRKEKENRKTIEERSQYRREEEQRIKEMELEMKRQEKLKEEKIADTKEDCTVVKKDDAEMKRKSREKVKNAWGPEKEATEKEVSEKEVTEKEVSEKEQSATNMEKKRGFWRQFWQKVKPKKKATKEEKKRARLAEIEAYVEKLNKEADRNIKAFEDT; encoded by the exons ATGAGAGAAAAAGCTGCAGATAACTTTTGGCTCCAAACAACATTGGACAAGCAAATAGAGTTGGTTAAAGATAGGGAGAGAATTATGAGAGAGGATGCGAAAATGAAAGAATCagagaagagatgggaggaggaggaaagacaaCGGCAGGAATGCGGACAAGAGTCTGATGAGGCAAGACGACAGTGGCAGGAGAAGCATAGACTAGCAGtcatgaggagaaaggagaaagagaatagGAAAACCATCGAGGAAAGGAGTCAgtacaggagagaagaggagcaaaGAATAAAAGAGATGGAACTAGAAATGAAAAGGCAAGAGAAACTCAAGGAGGAGAAAATAGCAGATACAAAGGAGGATTGCACAGTCGTAAAGAAGGACGATGCAGAAATGAAACgcaaaagcagagagaaggttaAGAATGCGTGGGGGCCAGAGAAGGAAGCTACAGAGAAGGAAGTGTCAGAGAAGGAAGTGACAGAGAAGGAAGTGTCAGAGAAGGAACAGTCAGCGACAA acatggagaagaaacGTGGTTTCTGGAGACAGTTCTGGCAGAAAGTAAAACCAAAAAAGAAGGCAacaaaagaggagaagaaaagagccAGACTGGCTGAAATTGAAGCGTATGTGGAGAAACTGAACAAAGAGGCCGACCGTAACATAAAGGCCTTTGAGGATACGTAG
- the LOC124484739 gene encoding uncharacterized protein LOC124484739: protein MLWYFQKPGDTALTLIGYLNYGAPNFEGSNKEHFSFTGDLSSDKAKNASFVIKNLSVNSHSAVYYCAASYAQCYRSRLFSTKTLRVKHLNLRYELNPATSYQHIRITSLPVPAQTPGSDAKSSVGLQGSALIVTMIRLLIIFFVPLFWITGVSLSQEVIQTPSTLLGKPEDKIQLSCRHNIPNYDTILWYQRSVGDTALKLIAYVSYKSPIVESPHQDIFDVSGDGEKEAHLHLLKLRQPEDDGQYFCAAYMTQWWSYSSTSPPAPDWG, encoded by the exons ATGCTCTGGTACTTCCAGAAACCAGGGGACACAGCTCTCACACTCATCGGGTACTTGAATTATGGGGCTCCAAACTTTGAAGGTTCAAATAAAGAACATTTTAGTTTCACTGGGGATCTCAGCAGTGACAAGGCAAAGAACGCCTCTTTTGTTATTAAGAACCTGAGTGTAAACAGTCACAGTGCAGTTTATTACTGTGCTGCCAGCTATGCACAGTGCTACAGATCCCGTCTGTTTTCTACAAAAACCCTCAGAGTGAAACACCTGAATTTGAGGTATGAATTAAATCCAGCAACATCATATCAGCACATTCGgattacatcacttcctgttcctgctcaAACTCCAGGAAGTGATGCTAAGTCCTCAGTTGGTCTTCAAGGCTCAGCACTGATAGTCACCATGATCAGACTTCTCATTATCTTCTTTGTTCCTTTGTTCTGGATTACAG GAGTGTCACTCAGTCAAGAGGTGATCCAGACTCCCTCTACTCTCCTGGGGAAGCCAGAAGATAAGATCCAACTGAGCTGTAGACATAACATTCCTAATTACGACACTATACTCTGGTACCAGCGTTCAGTGGGAGACACTGCCCTGAAACTAATAGCGTATGTTTCATACAAAAGTCCCATTGTTGAGTCTCCACATCAGGATATCTTCGATGTGAGTGGAGATGGTGAGAAAGAAGCCCACCTTCATCTCCTCAAACTGAGGCAACCTGAAGATGATGGACAATATTTCTGTGCAGCTTATATGACACAGTG GTGGAGTTACAGCTCAACAAGTCCTCCAGCACCAGACTGGGGGTGA